The following proteins are encoded in a genomic region of Cherax quadricarinatus isolate ZL_2023a chromosome 5, ASM3850222v1, whole genome shotgun sequence:
- the LOC128685036 gene encoding uncharacterized protein, protein MEDDSSLLIKEEPETPLVNQLENSISGCLDAGEVLFIQGIVATPQFPWPQLDCLPFPSYVDDAVEDDDEILDDAYEDEDEVPLILRPVPQYRYVFYLHVFI, encoded by the exons ATGGAAGATGACTCATCCTTATTAATAAAGGAGGAACCTGAAACTCCACTAGTGAATCAACTGGAGAACTCCATAAG tgggtgccttgatgctggtgaagtgcttTTTATCCAAGGAATTGTTGCTACCCCTCAGTTTCCTTGGCCTCAacttgattgccttccattccccag ctatgttgatgatgctgttgaagatgatgatGAGATCCTGGATGATGCATATGAGGATGAGGACGAGGTTCCCCTTATTTTACGACCTGTGCCACAATACAGGTACGTCTTTTATTTACATGTATTTATTTAA